A region from the Enterobacter roggenkampii genome encodes:
- a CDS encoding Bax inhibitor-1 family protein, whose amino-acid sequence MDRFPRSDSIVQQTRSGLQTYMAQVYGWMTVGLLLTAFIAWYAANTPELMMFIFSSKITFFGLIIAQLALVFVLSGLVHKLSAGMATTLFMLYSALTGLTLSSIFIVYTYSSIASTFVVTGGMFGAMSLYGYTTKRDLSGFGSMLFMGLIGIVLASLVNLWLKSDALMWAVTYIGVVLFVGLTAYDTQKLKNIGEQIDVRDSSNLRKYSILGALTLYLDFINLFLMLLRILGNRR is encoded by the coding sequence ATGGACCGATTTCCGCGTTCCGATTCAATAGTGCAGCAGACCCGTAGCGGCCTGCAGACGTATATGGCTCAGGTGTACGGCTGGATGACGGTTGGCCTGCTGCTTACCGCGTTTATCGCGTGGTATGCGGCGAATACACCGGAGCTGATGATGTTTATCTTCTCCAGCAAAATCACCTTCTTTGGGCTGATTATTGCGCAGCTGGCGCTGGTGTTTGTGCTTTCGGGTCTGGTGCATAAGCTAAGTGCCGGCATGGCAACGACCCTGTTTATGCTCTATTCGGCGCTAACGGGGCTGACGCTTTCCAGTATTTTCATCGTTTACACCTACTCCTCCATCGCCAGCACCTTCGTGGTCACCGGCGGGATGTTTGGCGCGATGAGCCTGTACGGCTACACCACGAAGCGCGATCTGAGCGGTTTCGGCAGCATGCTGTTTATGGGGCTGATCGGGATTGTGCTGGCATCGCTGGTGAACCTGTGGCTTAAGAGCGACGCGCTGATGTGGGCCGTGACCTATATCGGGGTGGTGCTCTTCGTCGGGTTGACGGCCTATGACACCCAGAAGCTGAAAAACATCGGCGAGCAGATCGACGTGCGCGACAGTTCCAACCTGCGCAAATACTCGATTCTGGGCGCGCTGACGCTCTATCTGGACTTCATCAACCTGTTCCTGATGCTGCTGCGGATTTTAGGTAACCGTCGCTAA